TTCTGtctgtttcttttttcctcCCTGATCTTTTTGAAACTTTATCAGTTTTACTTCCTTCTAatgcaaaattaaataattgcaGGTGGAAGCTGTTAGATTTTGCAGAACTGAAGCGAAgttctatctctttttttgacaTTGAGAAACATGAAACTGCTATCTCCCGCTGGTCAAGAGCAAGAACTAGAGCTGCTAAGGTGAGTTTGAGACAGATTGAGTGTTTCTGTCGATTTCATATTTAAGTTCTATCCGTAGTTAAAATGTTGTTTTCCTTAATTCATCTTCCAGGTTGGAAAAGGCTTGTCAAAAAACGGTAGTGCGCAAAAACTTGCTCTGCAGCATTGGCTTGAAGCGgtaagtaaattaaattaatcttgATGGTTTTCTTCTTGTCCCATCCGTTCTTGGCTGTTACTGATTCAGATGTTTTCTTCCTGTCTATTAACAGATTGATCCACGGCATCGTTATGGACATAATCTTCAGTTATACTATGTCAAGTGGCTTCAATCTCCAAGCAAAGAACCATTTTTCTACTGGTAAACTTTTTAagagattttattgaaaatgtattttgcAGTCTACATTTAAatgtttaatttcaaattctgatcCTAAGCTTGTCTCTCTGTAAATGCAGGTTGGACATAGGAGAAGGCAAGGAAGTTAATCTTATTGAAAAATGTCCAAGGTCAAAACTTCAGCAGCAATGCATCAAGTATCTTGGTCCGGTAAGACCCTTACGATTATCACCCTATTGTTTTAAATCACACCTTTTCTATTCGATTCCAAATTTTCTCTAGGTTCTTGAGAAGTATGTTATTTATGACTTTGTTTTTTGTTCCTGCTGGCTCTAACAGATGGAGCGGAAGGCTTATGAGGTTGTAGTGGAGGATGGCAAGCTCCTATGCAAGCAATCTGGGGAGCTCCTTGACACCACCAAACCTCAGGGTGCAAAATGGATTTTTGTCCTCAGCACATCTAGGACCCTCTATGTTGGCCGGAAGAAGAAAGGCACGTTTCAGCATTCCAGCTTTTTGGCCGGTGGAGCCACATCTGCAGCTGGGAGAATAGTTGTTGAAAATGGCATCTTAAAggtattgttttgaaaatgaattagaCGAAACTTCTCAAGGTTCTAATTACATCTTAGACCTTCATTCCATGTTAACTTAATTAGTTTGAGTAATGACTTTTGGCGATGACTTAATAAAGTTCCTTCTGCAATTGTCTACAGGCAGTCTGGCCTCACAGTGGCCACTATCGGCCTACGCCAGAAAACTTTCAGGACTTCATCTCATTCCTCAAGGGGAACAACGTGGACCTCACTGATGTCAAGGTACAATCATCGTTTTCTATTGCTGTTGAATTGCCTCCctacacaaattaaaaaaacgAGTTCTAATTCAAAATGGTTCATGTATAAACAGATGGACCCAATGGAAGACGAGATTCAAGACGAGGAAGAATCTCTTAGCAAACAGAGCAGTGTTGTCTTGAGAAGTGTCTCATCTGAAGAAGACCTGACTGAAAAGGATTGCTTGAAGACAGAGCAGAGGAATGCTGAGCATCAGAGGAGTTCAGGCGAAACTaattcaagagacgagatggatGCTGCTGCCACCACCGCATCAGAATCTCCTAAACCAATGCCATTTGTTAGTCTTCAAAGGACATTAACCAATCTTTTTATACCCGGTAAGGGTGATTCGTCTGAGAGATTCGAATTTGAGGATCAAGCTGCCAATGTCTTAGGATCAAAATCCTTGTTAGAAGAGTATGTACCAGCTGAAGGTTCATTTGCCTCTGAACCCAATCAGATGGTTTCCAACCAGGACTTGTCGGATGAGGAAgatgatgaaaagaaagaagaggctATTCCCAAGGAATCTATTCTAAAAAGGATCAATTCACATAAAGGTCAGAATTCGTATCAGTTGGGGAagcatctctctctcaaatGGACTTCTGGAGCTGGCCCTCGAATTGGCTGTGTGAGAGACTATCCTTCTGAACTCCAATTCCGCGCTTTAGAGAAAGTGAAGCTGTCTCCAAGAAGTGCTTGCCATTTCAGACCAGTCTCCACTCGTGAGTCTATACCGAAAAGTTTTAGTGGAGAGATCTGCATCAAAAAGACGAGTTTTAGTGGAGGCAGATAGCAGTTCTCTCACTTGTATGACAGAAGCTCAGAAAGTGGAGTAACCAAACCGTTGATCAGCAGATGGGTTAAATTTATCGATTACTTTATTCTTGTGTCAATAGGAAAGATGATATAGGAATTCTTTCTCATTCTTATCTGTTTGAATCATTTGTACATTCTTTTCACTTGTTCTTTATTGTTCTTTGTTCATCTTGTTCCATACAAGATGAGAATGTACAGTTTTGCAGGTTTAGAACCTCTATAATTCGAAAGAAAgtattatattttcttcttaattgttTGATACTGGAGCTTTTGAACTTGATATAATGTTTAGTTCTCTTTCTTGAGGCTCTGGTCCTCAAGAAAGAGTCTCAGTTTCTCACATTGAAATCGTATTCAGGACTGTTGGAGTTGAATCTGTCAACAGTACTGAGACGTGTTTGATTGAGTTGAATCTGGATAGCCATCCAAAGCTCTGAATCAGCTGACAGTGTTTAGAAGCTCTgcatttatctatatatatttatatatgaaaatgattCTGTGGCATGTTTCTCTTTATAGACTAGTTCGATGTACTGTTATTTCTCTTGGTTTACTCCATTAATTCAAGTCATTAGAACACTGGGACCTTTGacatttttgtttaatttcctGGGTAAAGATGTTTTATATAACAGAATTCGGAATTGGGATATTTGAAATGAAAAGACAAATAAATGGCATTTTTAGTACTATGGCTCTTCGCTTTTTGAGGATTAGGAGAGGGTCATACGAAACTTTCCTTCTCTTGCTTTATATAAAGAGgctatttttcttaatttgtgtatatatatgcatgctaccAAAAacgttttcttttcttttccttccaatGATGAGAATTGTGATCTATATACGAAGCTGTGCTGCTGTGGATCTCAACAACAATGAGTTGTTAAAAGTACAGACAGCACACAAATCTGGATCTAATCCTCCATCCATGAAGCTGagaagacatttttttttaaaaatcaaatcttagTGCAGGCAATAGTGGGCTACTGTTagtcaattaataatatatatatatgtatttagtACGACCATACGAAGTTGTAATGTTGTGGgagatgaaaaacatatatatgattgtTTAAAAGTACTAGACAGTACAACATAAATCAGCATATAATCTACAAGATTCTCCCATTATTAACCTTTCAACAATTATTGGATCAATCAGTTCATGCACTAACACTGCACGCAGCTTTTCAGTTCATTCGGTTTCACAAAAGATTGGCATCTCTTCTGAGCAAGATAATGTTAGTTGTCACGGCCATAATTAAGATGGTAAAACGAGGAGTGATATGTTGATATAATTTAATagattatgaatttaattattctttatatatgtgcaaaatattgcctgtaatttatctctttttatgTAATTAGAAATACGAGCATAGGGGATCACGTAAGACGAATATTCCgaaataatatgtattaattatagTTTTAAAGACACAATCCTATAGAGTTTTAATAAGAATGAAGATAGGAAACTAATTTTATTGGGACACTTATCTATTATTGGTCATCTTGTTAGTTTTTGAGGGATCCCTCATCTTTACTAATTTGGGTTATTAAGGACAATATTATCTAAGTACTGTGATAGGATagataatctttttatttaaaaatttaggtcttgtttttttattatttttaactcttttttaatttttaattttttaaaatagtaaaaatgtatttatttttatattttaaaaaatttattttctaaaataaaaaaattataaaaaaatttaaaataataaaaaattattttaactctgATCATCACGAATaactctcaaaatttttaaaatacaaaaaatacaatagataaaaagaaaatatatttttaataattttaaaatagacatttaaaataaaaaataaatttaaaatttaaaactaaaaattaaattaccaaaacaagaaccccttaaatttttattaatttgatgaattttCCCACTATTGTGGGATGGATGACATATatgttctttcttttaattttgtgtgtGATGGCCTTGATCCAATCCCAACAGTGTAGCTGTGGAAATGGAagtgcaataataataataataattggacCTTCATTCTGTCAACTCTGAACTAATTACGTACATGAATAATAATAACTGGTGTTAATAATATCCCTATGCATGTATGAGGACAGCGAGAGGTAGGTAGGTAGGTGGATATGAGCAGCCATTTAAAGAAGGATAGGATTGATATGACAAATGAAAAGTAGCTAAGATGAGCTGGCCTGTCCAGTCCTGTCCCCCTGtggatattaatttaatttgaactgCCAACCTtggaactatatatatatatatatatatctgtgtgtgtttgTCATACATCATGTTGAAACTCCACCATAATAATGTCCGGCCCCTTGCCTTTGACAAAATCAATCACGAAACGCCTGCACAATTCATTTGAAGTCTTCCATGCTCTGGTTGTAAAAAATGTTCTTCGTATATATCACCTAGCTAGGTAGGTAGGTAGGTGCTGATATACTGAAACGagtataattaatattaatattattttaaagagtcatagtaataattttttatttagaacttgtgagagagagagagagagagagagagaggatattcaattgatttatttgtatctTCCAATTGAAGAAGTTAGGTGTACAACTATGATTGATTTAGATGTCCTCAGctcatcctatatatatatataggataaaTTAGCCAGGTTAAGAAAGAGGGAGGGTCCATGAATTAGCCAGCTagggcagacccaagaagaatTGACTTACTGCCTAAATCCTTTGATCTCTTCCattctttccttctttatcttttcatccCCAGGCATGATCTTCCTAGAGAGTCAACACCACAAGTGTGGCAGTGCAGCAGCTtgagtaattttcaaaaattacattttaaccttctattttcatttattcttttatttaggCTCTTGGAGCAGGTCTTTGGGGTTTGGTGAGAATACTTCAGAACCTTTCTAGATTTTTGGTTCTTCGTTTTCATACCCCAGATTTTGGAATTTATACCAACAGCCTAAGAATCTTTGAAAAATGACACTACAACcctattttcttaaaaattatttcgtTTATGCCCCTAATATGTTTAAACCTATTGGATTATTACCTAAAATTCCCTTAGTATAACAAGAGTGTTTAACCAAGAGGGACGATAAATTgggtattaaaaaaattaatttgattaatgaTATATGTAAAAACCGTTTTATGATTCTTTAGGCCTTTAAAAGATAACTTTGCAAGTATGAAATGaagattgaaatagaaaaattaagtgCAAGTGctgctaaaaaagaaaatcaaaatgtagcacacaataaatttatattggttTGGACCCACTGCCTACATCCACTATTTTAACTCTTCATTAAGTATTTTAACAATACATTTAACTTTTACAGGTTCAACTATATGTAACCTCAACTTTTACCAATAGCAATTGTAATCTTTACATAACTTTTCAAGAAGTAGTTGGAACCTTTACAAGTGCTTTGACAGTGCTTAAGCACAAACCTTAATTATAGCTTAAACAAgctaagaagaaaataaagttgGAACACTCAATGAATATTATATAAGATAGCACTTAAATAATAATGAGGCTTTTAACAAAGAAATGAGAGTTTGTAAAGATATAAGAATAGGAAACACTCTTAGATTTTCATTGAATGAGCAAAAGTTGTATGTCTTTGAAAGCTTTCAGGCTCGAGAATGGTATTGAAAGTATTAGGGTCGACAATTTTATCTTGagacttttctttattttatagcTTTTTCATTCTTTAATTTCTGTTGGCTTTTTTTTCACTGGGTAAAAACTTCatacttgaaattcaaaaaCATTCATTTTCCACCGAGAGTAATGGTTagtatttcaaatttcataccatacaaatttcaaatttcatgccATATAAGAAACATTCATTTTCCACCGAGAGTAATGGTTagtatttcaaatttcataccatacaaatttcaaatttcatgccATATAAGAAACATTCCTTTTCTTTGgcatatatttcaaatttcatgcCACGTAAGAAacattcctttttctttgggAATATAATAGTTAATACATTTCAAATCTCATGCCATATTAAGAAATATTCCCTTTTCTATGGcatatgtttcaaatttcatgccatatgagaaatattttttttttttgagaagatAATAGTTAATACATATCAAATTTGATGCCATAGAAAAAGGAATATTCCATATAAGAAACATTCGGCAAGATAATAGTTAATattaatggatatatgtttaatttaaactatattataatttaaataaaaatataaaattatcatttaattaatatttaaaaaattataagatctAGTCcttttgtgtcactagaattgaCCTTAAGGGCTCACATACAATAGGTTATAGCTCCGAGTGCACTCCAAgcatattttaagaaaacaTGCCAATCGTAATAATTGGGGTGAGATAATACTAAAACAGTGATATTTTATCTTACAATTATACATGGAGGGTTAAAATTAGACCATACTCGTCTCAACAAGTATGCTTGTATCTTTCCTGCGATCTTCAAATCAAGGAATGAATGGGGTCACCGCCGTTCGATGCAACGCAAGTCGTGTTGCCGTAGTTTCAGGGCCTAGCAACTTCATGCAGACTTTTTTGCAATCTTCGTGCAACTCAAATATTCTTGTCACAAGTTAAAGAGTAACGAGGATTTTTCCTAAGATTCGTTCCTGCATCTTAACTCAGAAGGCGACAACAATCTTGCAAGTGTGCGAAGATTAATACTTGGGGTGAAAGCCCGTGATTGAATCCTTAGCCAGGTCCTAGTCTCAGGTATAATCATCTATTAGCATCAAGGACACAAAAGATTACCTTGAGATGAGCATAAGCGAGACTTAGATCGTCTGAAGGGGCACCATGCACCTGGCTCTCTAGTACGACTCAAGCTCAATCCTC
This genomic stretch from Diospyros lotus cultivar Yz01 chromosome 1, ASM1463336v1, whole genome shotgun sequence harbors:
- the LOC127811055 gene encoding IQ domain-containing protein IQM2 encodes the protein MGISFSCPFAAFNDLENGFESVVLKSISFLDDEVQTRVRPISFKSRDSEPAILQSKTSGNTVTEESVNFKTTETEKIASDESLSTKEGAILTNSSAVQHREMDEQSPRSDDSTEKTAQLPILDPSNPKHEAAIKLQKVYKSFRTRRKLADCAVLVEQSWWKLLDFAELKRSSISFFDIEKHETAISRWSRARTRAAKVGKGLSKNGSAQKLALQHWLEAIDPRHRYGHNLQLYYVKWLQSPSKEPFFYWLDIGEGKEVNLIEKCPRSKLQQQCIKYLGPMERKAYEVVVEDGKLLCKQSGELLDTTKPQGAKWIFVLSTSRTLYVGRKKKGTFQHSSFLAGGATSAAGRIVVENGILKAVWPHSGHYRPTPENFQDFISFLKGNNVDLTDVKMDPMEDEIQDEEESLSKQSSVVLRSVSSEEDLTEKDCLKTEQRNAEHQRSSGETNSRDEMDAAATTASESPKPMPFVSLQRTLTNLFIPGKGDSSERFEFEDQAANVLGSKSLLEEYVPAEGSFASEPNQMVSNQDLSDEEDDEKKEEAIPKESILKRINSHKGQNSYQLGKHLSLKWTSGAGPRIGCVRDYPSELQFRALEKVKLSPRSACHFRPVSTRESIPKSFSGEICIKKTSFSGGR